A genomic segment from Nocardia cyriacigeorgica GUH-2 encodes:
- the pglY gene encoding BREX-2 system ATPase PglY translates to MDQRPLLRDLIDIKEHVAGSDYVLTLADAVTEEGSTKAVEDYVLTDRLLGNFDEALALIKSALDGNTSKPAFLHGSFGAGKSHFMAVLYALLSGNPVARSRGEFDPVITKHDWLLSDNKKFLMVPYHMIDAKAMEQRVLGGYVEFVRKKHPEAPIPPVYRTDALFTDLRALRASMGEDRFLAVLNQDQAGEDDEWGESTAFWTTQKVDTALSASESHDGGGLNLVNPTTPPELRAKLVHDAGTHLLPGFAQRAAEDESGFISLDAGLSVIAAHAKSLGYDAIILFLDELILWLASLIHDEKRVAREASKITNFREGGDARRAIPIVSFIARQRDLRELVGEELAGAAESAIQDALNHASGRFDLISLEDRNLPQIAHARLLKPRDAAARAEIDAAFEKTKKLGPKVWDTLLGSDESTTGADEASFRLSYPFSPAFLDTLVHISAALQRSRTGLKLMGQLLADHRNELRLGDLVPLGDLYQQLTRGGDRPFVADKKVLFEAADKLYKTRLRPYLLSSCEVTEDDIDAYLNRRETITDPKLAGNCKKFVGQNRLACTVLLAALAPSVPALRDLTIRRLGALNHGSITTMIPGREEGVIKDMIGEWAARFPEIKLTGTDVNPGVRLELSGVDVELVLANAQVNDNPSNRLALARDLLAEEFGLDRANGRFDADELRFVWRGSNRTVEVIFGNVSDEDALPNHDLQPTYEGLWRIVVDLPYDEGLLGPVEDADRIRRLKQEQGGNHPRTVAWLPSHLTKPRWEDFRRLLVVTKALADPYRFDTQYAQHLNPDNRASAKQLLESQRETLRKRVLATFKQAYGLAERKPDDVTNDLDQLFHPLPDIDGLTISIGQSMHDAIRTLAGKLLAHQFPEHPNLDPDGTGTAVKPTDAKTILAHVKGAAEARDNRFEVPAKDRALMRRVAEPLGLGQQKEAYFELSRRWADHFRKSAQNAGSTGDLSVISLGDWIDLPQPRGLEPHIANLVIASFAEMDDRIWVRGGVPIDTPELTKIHAGDALRTQPLPSESDWDTARNRFEVIFGEKPPTLRRGGPVQLFARQISSSATKYHDAATRLVEQLEKHAEFLGLDDNEPSGRLALARRSLALLSALVSTGGGGSAGAKKTVEALAHFDLAEVNADRYATSIKSAENVIAALTHAAWRNLEQASLLGPEGAALLDSLRNVARSDQRSADLADALRSTDAKITALTTRKLREEDERKRREASPTPISPISEGTTRRTAEADDVDLGTRTSNPPLDGSTPQSTRSRRRSGKYTTTARDAVAKFSAEVAELAELEPGASVEILWRVIE, encoded by the coding sequence ATGGACCAGCGCCCACTGCTGCGCGACCTCATCGACATCAAGGAACACGTCGCCGGCTCGGACTACGTCCTCACCCTCGCCGATGCGGTCACCGAGGAAGGCTCCACGAAAGCTGTAGAGGACTATGTCCTCACCGACCGCCTACTCGGCAATTTCGACGAAGCTCTCGCGCTGATCAAGTCCGCGCTCGACGGGAACACCTCCAAGCCCGCGTTCCTGCATGGCTCGTTCGGTGCCGGTAAGTCGCACTTCATGGCGGTGCTCTACGCCTTGCTCTCCGGCAACCCGGTGGCCCGTTCCCGCGGCGAGTTCGATCCGGTCATCACCAAGCACGACTGGCTGCTGTCGGACAACAAGAAGTTCCTGATGGTGCCGTATCACATGATCGACGCCAAGGCGATGGAGCAACGGGTGCTCGGCGGCTACGTCGAGTTCGTCCGCAAGAAGCACCCGGAGGCACCGATTCCCCCGGTGTATCGCACGGACGCCCTTTTCACCGACCTGCGGGCACTGCGTGCCTCGATGGGCGAGGATCGTTTCCTTGCTGTCCTCAACCAGGATCAGGCCGGCGAGGACGACGAATGGGGTGAGTCGACCGCGTTCTGGACTACCCAGAAGGTCGATACCGCTCTGTCGGCATCGGAATCGCATGACGGTGGCGGCCTGAACCTGGTGAATCCGACCACGCCGCCGGAGCTGCGCGCCAAGTTGGTGCACGACGCGGGCACCCATCTGCTTCCGGGGTTCGCTCAGCGCGCCGCCGAGGACGAAAGCGGATTCATCTCCCTCGATGCCGGCCTCAGCGTCATTGCCGCGCACGCGAAGTCGCTCGGCTACGACGCGATTATCCTGTTCCTCGACGAGCTGATCCTCTGGCTGGCCAGCCTCATCCACGACGAGAAACGCGTGGCGCGCGAGGCCAGCAAGATCACCAACTTCCGTGAGGGTGGTGATGCTCGCCGAGCGATCCCGATCGTCTCGTTCATCGCCCGCCAGCGCGACCTGCGCGAGCTGGTCGGTGAAGAGCTCGCGGGTGCTGCGGAATCGGCGATCCAGGATGCGCTCAACCATGCCTCCGGCCGGTTCGACCTGATCAGCCTCGAGGACCGCAACCTTCCACAAATCGCTCATGCTCGATTGTTGAAGCCGCGCGATGCCGCCGCGCGCGCGGAGATCGACGCCGCGTTCGAGAAGACCAAGAAGCTCGGACCGAAGGTGTGGGACACCCTTCTCGGTTCCGACGAGAGCACCACCGGCGCCGACGAAGCGTCGTTCCGGTTGAGCTACCCGTTCTCCCCCGCGTTCCTCGACACGCTGGTACATATTTCGGCGGCCCTGCAGCGTTCTCGCACCGGCTTGAAATTGATGGGCCAGCTTCTCGCCGACCACCGCAACGAGCTGCGCCTCGGCGATCTGGTTCCGCTGGGCGATCTCTACCAGCAGCTCACCCGGGGCGGTGACCGGCCGTTCGTCGCCGACAAGAAGGTGCTCTTCGAAGCCGCCGACAAGCTGTACAAGACGCGGCTGCGTCCGTACCTGCTCAGCTCGTGCGAGGTCACCGAAGACGACATCGACGCCTACCTCAACCGGCGCGAGACCATCACCGATCCGAAGCTCGCCGGCAACTGCAAGAAGTTCGTCGGCCAGAACCGTCTTGCCTGCACAGTGTTGCTCGCGGCACTCGCACCCAGCGTTCCAGCATTGCGCGACTTGACCATTCGCCGCCTCGGCGCGCTCAACCACGGTTCGATCACGACCATGATTCCCGGGCGGGAAGAGGGCGTGATCAAGGATATGATCGGCGAGTGGGCCGCTCGGTTCCCGGAGATCAAACTCACCGGTACCGACGTAAATCCCGGTGTGCGCCTCGAGCTGTCCGGCGTGGACGTGGAGCTGGTGCTCGCCAACGCACAGGTCAACGACAACCCATCGAACCGGCTCGCACTCGCTCGCGACCTCCTCGCCGAGGAATTCGGTCTCGATCGCGCCAACGGCCGGTTCGATGCCGATGAGCTGCGGTTCGTCTGGCGCGGCTCGAATCGCACCGTGGAAGTGATCTTCGGCAATGTCAGCGACGAAGACGCCCTGCCCAACCATGATCTACAGCCCACGTACGAGGGGCTCTGGCGGATCGTCGTCGACCTGCCCTACGACGAGGGCCTGCTCGGGCCGGTGGAGGACGCCGACCGTATCCGGCGGCTCAAGCAGGAGCAGGGCGGCAACCATCCACGCACGGTGGCATGGTTGCCGTCGCATCTGACCAAACCGCGCTGGGAGGATTTCCGGCGCCTGCTCGTGGTCACCAAGGCGCTCGCTGACCCGTACCGGTTCGATACGCAATACGCTCAGCATCTCAATCCCGACAATCGGGCCAGCGCTAAGCAGCTATTGGAGTCCCAGCGCGAAACCCTGCGCAAGCGGGTACTGGCCACGTTCAAACAGGCGTACGGCTTGGCAGAACGCAAACCCGACGATGTGACCAACGATTTGGACCAGCTGTTCCACCCGCTGCCCGATATCGATGGCCTCACCATCTCCATCGGCCAGTCGATGCACGACGCCATCCGCACGCTGGCGGGCAAACTCCTCGCCCACCAGTTTCCGGAGCACCCGAACCTGGACCCGGACGGCACCGGCACCGCCGTCAAGCCCACCGATGCGAAAACCATTCTCGCGCACGTGAAAGGGGCAGCCGAGGCGCGCGATAACCGCTTCGAGGTTCCAGCGAAGGACCGTGCGCTCATGCGGCGGGTGGCTGAACCCCTCGGCCTGGGCCAGCAGAAGGAGGCGTACTTCGAGCTGTCCAGGCGGTGGGCCGACCACTTCCGCAAGTCGGCGCAGAACGCGGGCAGCACCGGCGACTTGTCGGTGATCTCGCTCGGCGACTGGATCGACTTGCCTCAGCCGCGCGGCCTGGAACCACACATCGCCAATCTCGTGATCGCGTCCTTCGCTGAAATGGACGACAGGATCTGGGTACGTGGCGGCGTGCCGATCGACACGCCCGAACTCACCAAGATTCACGCCGGGGACGCGCTGCGCACCCAGCCGCTACCGAGCGAATCGGATTGGGACACGGCCCGAAATCGTTTCGAAGTGATCTTCGGCGAGAAGCCGCCGACACTGCGACGCGGCGGGCCGGTGCAGCTGTTCGCCCGGCAGATCAGCAGCTCCGCGACGAAGTACCACGACGCTGCGACCCGACTGGTCGAACAGTTGGAGAAGCATGCCGAGTTCCTCGGGCTCGACGACAACGAACCCAGCGGGCGGCTCGCGCTCGCTCGTCGCTCGCTCGCCCTGTTGTCGGCGCTCGTTTCTACCGGTGGCGGCGGCTCGGCGGGCGCCAAGAAGACCGTTGAAGCGCTCGCCCACTTCGACCTCGCCGAGGTGAACGCGGACCGCTATGCCACCTCGATCAAATCCGCCGAGAATGTGATCGCGGCGCTAACTCATGCTGCCTGGCGAAATCTCGAACAAGCCAGTTTGCTCGGACCCGAAGGCGCCGCACTGCTGGACTCTTTGCGGAACGTCGCCCGATCCGACCAGCGCTCCGCCGATCTGGCCGACGCGCTGCGCAGCACCGATGCCAAGATCACCGCGCTGACGACCCGCAAACTCCGTGAGGAGGACGAGCGCAAGCGTAGGGAAGCATCTCCAACACCGATCTCACCGATATCCGAGGGGACCACGAGACGCACCGCCGAAGCGGATGATGTCGACCTCGGGACCCGAACGAGCAATCCGCCGCTCGATGGCAGCACACCGCAGAGCACGCGGTCCAGGCGTCGGTCCGGCAAATACACCACAACTGCTCGTGATGCGGTGGCCAAGTTCTCTGCCGAGGTGGCCGAGCTCGCCGAGCTGGAACCCGGCGCCTCGGTCGAAATCCTGTGGCGGGTCATCGAATGA